The Tamandua tetradactyla isolate mTamTet1 chromosome 23, mTamTet1.pri, whole genome shotgun sequence genome includes a window with the following:
- the SRRM2 gene encoding serine/arginine repetitive matrix protein 2 isoform X2 encodes MYNGIGLPTPRGSGTNGYVQRNLSLVRGRRGERPDYKGEEELRRLEAALVKRPNPDILDHERKRRVELRCLELEEMMEEQGYEEQQIQEKVATFRLMLLEKDVNPGGKEDTPGQRPAVTETHQLAELNEKKNERLRAAFGISDSYVDGSSFDPQRRAREAKQPAPEPPKPYSLVRESSSSRSPTPKQKKKKKKKDRGRSESSSPRRERKKSSKKKKHRSESESKKRKHRSPTPKSKRKSKDKKRKRSRSTTPAPKSRRAHRSTSADSASSSDTSRSRSRSAAAKTRTTALTGRSPSPPSGRRGEGDAPSRESGTTNTGRPSSPESSIRQPGSPCEDKDKDRTEKSAARPSPSPERSSTGPELPAPTPLLAEQRGGSPQPLATTPLSQEPVNPPSEASPTRGRSPPKSPEKPPQSSSSESCPPSPQPTKISRHASSSPESPKPAPAPGSRREISSSPTSKSRSHGRAKRDKSQSHTPSRRMGRSRSPVTTKRGRSRSRTPTKRGHSRSRSPQWRRSRSAQRWGRSRSPQRRGRSRSPQRPGWSRSRNTQRRGRSRSARRGRSHSRSPVTRGRSRSRTPARRGRSRSRTPARRRSRSRTPARRRSRSRTPARRGRSRSRTPARRRSRTRSPVRRRSRSRSPARRSGRSRSRTPARRGRSRSRTPARRSGRSRSRTPARRGRSRSRTPARRGRSRSRTPARRGRSRSRSLVRRGRSHSRTPQRRGRSGSSSERKNKSRTSQRRSRSNSSPEVKKSHVSSRRSRSLSSPRSKAKSRLSLRRSLSGSSPGPKQKSLSPPRRSRSGSSQPKAKSRTPTRLSCLDSPPPKQKSKTPSRQSPSSLSPRPKVKPGTPPRQGSMTTSQVNEQPVTPQRRSQSGSSPSPIVKSTPPRPSPSGSSPEPEVKSSTPPRRSRSGSSSPQPKVKTVTSPRRSRSGSSSPSPSRVTCRSSPRQSGLESPHSKVESRLLPRYSRSRSSSPDTKVKPGTPLRQSHSGSTSPCPKVKPQTQPGQSLSESKSPCSQEKSKDLPVQNCSESTLCPGVKSSTPPEESYLGSSLQQKGQSHISSDQRSDASSPEMRQSCSESPSLQNRSQTPPKGSQSRSSSPITDLAPRQNRSEPSASPRLIAGLSPEQSRCHSSSSPYPEMDSHSLRQSVLESSPGLKEKMSLTSREDVPASSPIPRGKFSPPGQDSPPVFKAMLRAPSRERSGSGSSPDTKDQNSALAKSTQDEELMEVVEKSEQPSSQVLPCLSPELKEMAGRNLVSTPELEERSAVPVTLDQKHSQAFLEAEIPPGVSAWSGPCLSPEHKELSNSPPRENSFGSPLEFRNSGPVTEVTTGFSPEVKDELNGPFLNQLEADTTLDVKEQSRSSRRSSSELSPDAVEKAGMSSNQSISSPVLDAVPRTPSRERSSSASSPELKDGLPRTPSRRSRSESSPGLRDGSRTPSRHSLCGSSPGVKDIPRTPSRGRSECDSSPEPKALPQTPRPRSRSLSSPELNKCLSPQRERSGSESSVEQKTVARTPLGQRSRSGSFQELDGKPSASPQERSETDSSPDSKVKIRTPLRQRSCSGSSPEVDSKSRPSPRRSRSGSSPEVKDKPRVAPRTESGSDSSPEPKAPAPRVLPRRSRSGSSSKGRGPSPEGSSSSESSPEHPPKSRAARRSSRSSPEPKTRTPPRRRSSRSSPELTRKARPSRRSRSASSSPETRSRTPPRRRRSPSVSSPEPAGKSRSSRRRRSVSSPRTKTTSRRGRSPSPKPRGIQRSRSRSRREKTRTTRRRDRSGSSQSTSRRRQRSRSRSRVTRRRRGGSGYHSRSPVRQESSRTSSRRRRGRSRTPPASRKRSRSRTSPAPWKRSRSRASPATHRRSRSRTPLVSRRRSRSRTSPVSRRRSRSRTSMTRRRSRSRASPVSRRRSRSRTPPVTRRRSRSRTPATRRRSRSRTPPVTRRRSRSRTPPVTRRRSRSRTSPVTRRRSRSRTSPVTRRRSRSRTSPITRRRSRSRTSPVTRRRSRSRTSPAIRRRSRSRTPLLPRKRSRSRSPLVIRRRSRSRTPRATRSKRSLTRSPPAIRRRSASGSSSDRSRSATPPATRNHSGSRTPPMALSSSRMSCFSRPSMSPTPLDRCRSPGMLEPLGSSRTPMSVLQQASGSMMDGPRIPDHPRTSSVPENHAQSRIALALTAISLGTARPPPSMSAAGLAARMSQVPAPVPLMSLRTAPAASLASRIPAASAAAMNLASARTPAIPTAVNLADSRTPAAAAAAMNLASPRTAVAPTAVNLADPRTSTAPAVNLAGARTPAALAAMSLTGSGTPPAAANYPSSSRTPQAPAPANLVGPRSTHAAAPVNIASSRTPPALAAASLTSARMAPALSGANLTSPRVPLSAYERVSGRTSPPLLDRARSRTPPSAPSQSRMASERAHSPASRMIQASSQSVHPPAQDRSRSPVPPSFSDQSRSLPAQASSVAGSQSLSSGTVAKTTSSGDHSGMLSGPAPGVFHSEDGDPPVSTGAQQPPALSKERRSSSSSSSSSSSSSSSSSSSSSSSSSGSSSSDSEGSSLPTQPEVALKRVPSPAPAPKEAVREGRPLEPTPAKRKRRSSSSSSSSSSSSSSSSSSSSSSSSSSSSSSSSSSSSSSSSSSPSPAKPGPQALPIPASPKKPPPGERSLLPVSLLPRHSLPHVARGIFLNAHLATSLHSTNPSGTPCGLQDKAPPLREWRVRLFTNWPCLPLCSPLLPAPTHALCSSHTQRLAV; translated from the exons ATGTACAACGGGATCGGGCTGCCGACGCCCCGGGGCAGCGGCACCAACGGCTACGTCCAGCGCAACCTGTCCCTGGTGCGGGGCCGCCGGGGTGAGCGGCCTGACTACAAGGGAGAGGAGGAACTGCGGCGCCTGGAGGCTGCCCTGGTGAAGCGGCCTAATCCTGACATCCTGGACCACGAGCGCAAGCGGCGCGTGGAGCTGCGATGCCTCGAGCTGGAGGAGATGATGGAAGAGCAGGG GTACGAGGAACAGCAAATTCAGGAAAAAGTGGCGACCTTTCGGCTCATGTTGCTGGAGAAGGATGTGAACCCTGGGGGCAAGGAGGATACCCCAGGGCAGAGGCCAGC AGTGACTGAGACTCATCAGTTGGCAGAGttgaatgaaaagaagaatgagcgACTCCGTGCTGCCTTTGGCATCAGTGACTCCTATGTGGATGGTAGCTCTTTTGATCCTCAGCGCCGTGCTCGAGAGGCTAAACAACCAGCTCCTGAGCCTCCCAAACCATACAG TCTAGTCCGGGAGTCCAGCAGTTCTCGCTCACCAACCCCGaagcaaaagaagaagaaaaagaagaaagatagagGGCG GTCAGAGAGTAGCTCTCCTCGACGGGAGAGGAAGAAGAGCTCAAAGAAGAAGAAGCATAG GTCAGAATCTGAGTCCAAGAAACGGAAGCATAG GTCTCCCACTCCTAAGAGCAAACGTAAATCTAAGGACAAGAAGAGGAAGCG GTCTCGAAGTACAACACCAGCCCCCAAGAGCCGCCGAGCCCACCGTTCAActtctgctgattctgcttcCTCCTCTGATACTTCCCGTAGTCG ATCACGAAGTGCTGCAGCTAAAACTCGAACAACTGCCTTGACTGGGCGAAGTCCTTCCCCTCCTTCAGGACGTCGAGGGGAAGGAGATGCCCCTTCCAGGGAATCAGGTACTACCAACACAGGACGGCCTAGCAGCCCAGAATCCTCTATAAGGCAGCCTGGCAGCCCTTGTGAAGACAAAGACAAGGACAGGACAGAG AAATCTGCAGCTCGGCCTAGTCCCTCCCCGGAGAGGAGCAGCACAGGCCCAGAACTACCTGCTCCCACTCCGCTCCTTGCTGAGCAACGTGGCGGCTCCCCACAACCCCTGGCAACAACCCCCTTAAGTCAGGAGCCAGTGAACCCCCCATCTGAGGCCTCCCCAACCCGAGGCCGTTCACCACCTAAGTCTCCTGAGAAACCGCCCCAGTCGTCTTCCTCAGAGAGCTGTCCGCCATCCCCTCAGCCTACCAAAATTTCTCGCCATGCCAGCTCTTCCCCTGAAAGTCCTAAACCTGCACCAGCTCCTGGGTCCCGCCGAGAGATTTCTTCTTCTCCTACATCCAAGAGTCGGTCTCATGGCCGAGCAAAGCGAGATAAATCACAGTCTCATACTCCTTCCCGTAGGATGGGGAGGTCCCGTAGTCCTGTTACCACTAAGAGAGGGCGATCCCGGTCTCGGACCCCTACCAAGAGAGGTCATTCTCGGTCTCGGTCCCCTCAGTGGCGTAGGTCTCGGTCTGCACAGAGGTGGGGACGATCTAGAAGCCCTCAGCGACGTGGCCGCTCTAGATCCCCTCAGCGACCAGGCTGGTCCAGAAGCAGAAATACCCAGAGAAGAGGCAGGTCTAGGTCAGCACGGCGAGGCAGGTCACATTCTAGATCCCCTGTCACTAGGGGCCGATCGCGTTCTAGAACACCAGCCCGGAGGGGTAGGTCCCgctccagaacaccagctagACGGAGATCTCGCTCCAGAACACCCGCCAGACGGAGGTCCCGTTCTAGGACACCAGCCCGGAGGGGCAGGTCTCGTTCTAGAACACCTGCTAGACGTAGGTCTAGAACCCGATCTCCAGTACGACGGAGGTCTCGTAGTAGATCACCAGCTAGGAGAAGTGGCAGGTCACGCTCTAGAACTCCAGCAAGACGTGGCAGGTCACGATCTAGAACCCCAGCTAGACGCAGTGGCAGATCACGTTCCAGGACACCAGCCAGAAGGGGGAGATCTCGGTCTAGGACACcagccaggagaggaaggtctcGGTCTAGGACACCAGCCAGGAGAGGGAGATCCCGTAGTAGAAGTTTGGTTAGACGAGGTAGATCTCACTCTAGAACACCACAAAGAAGAGGCAGGTCTGGTTCATCATCAGAGCGAAAGAACAAATCCAGAACGTCTCAGCGAAGGAGCAGGTCCAACTCAAGCCCAGAAGTGAAAAAATCACACGTTTCTTCAAGGCGTAGCAGGTCTCTTTCTTCACCAAGATCCAAAGCAAAGTCTCGCTTGTCATTGAGGCGAAGCCTATCAGGCTCCTCCCCAGGCCCTAAACAGAAGTCTCTGTCACCACCCAGACGCAGTCGCTCTGGATCATCTCAACCTAAAGCCAAATCCAGAACACCAACAAGACTAAGTTGCTTGGATTCTCCACCTCCTAAGCAGAAATCTAAAACACCATCAAGGCAAAGTCCTTCCAGTTTATCTCCTCGCCCTAAAGTGAAACCTGGAACACCACCAAGGCAGGGGTCCATGACAACTTCCCAGGTAAATGAACAACCTGTGACACCACAGAGACGGAGCCAATCTGGGTCATCTCCCAGTCCCATTGTGAAATCGACACCACCAAGGCCTAGCCCTTCTGGATCATCACCTGAGCCTGAGGTGAAATCTAGTACACCCCCAAGACGTAGCCGATCTGGGTCGTCTTCACCCCAACCCAAAGTGAAGACGGTCACTTCACCTAGACGAAGCCGTTCTGGCTCATCCTCTCCAAGTCCTAGTAGGGTGACTTGTAGATCATCTCCAAGACAAAGTGGATTGGAGTCTCCCCACTCCAAAGTAGAATCTAGATTGTTGCCAAGATACAGCCGTTCTAGGTCCTCCTCGCCAGATACCAAAGTGAAACCTGGAACACCACTTAGACAAAGTCACTCAGGGTCTACTTCACCATGTCCCAAAGTAAAGCCCCAAACTCAACCAGGGCAAAGTCTTTCTGAGTCAAAGTCACCATGTTCTCAAGAGAAGTCTAAAGACTTGCCAGTGCAGAATTGCTCTGAATCCACTCTGTGTCCAGGGGTGAAATCCAGTACACCACCAGAAGAGAGCTACTTAGGCTCATCTTTGCAACAAAAAGGACAATCTCATATTTCATCAGACCAGAGGTCTGATGCTTCAAGTCCGGAAATGAGACAGAGTTGTTCTGAATCACCATCTCTGCAAAACAGATCTCAGACACCTCCTAAGGGTAGCCAGTCCAGGTCCTCATCTCCAATCACTGATTTGGCACCCAGACAAAATAGAAGCGAACCATCCGCAAGTCCTAGGCTGATAGCGGGTCTGTCTCCTGAGCAGAGTAGGTGTCACTCCAGCTCCTCCCCATATCCTGAAATGGACTCTCATTCTCTTCGGCAAAGTGTGTTGGAGTCATCTccaggattaaaagagaaaatgagcttAACCTCTCGGGAGGATGTTCCTGCATCATCTCCCATACCAAGAGGCAAATTTAGTCCTCCAGGGCAGGATAGTCCTCCAGTATTTAAAGCCATGCTTAGAGCCCCATCAAGGGAAAGAAGTGGCTCTGGATCCTCTCCAGATACGAAAGATCAGAATAGTGCATTAGCTAAGTCAACCCAAGATGAAGAATTGATGGAGGTGGTAGAGAAATCTGAGCAACCTTCAAGCCAGGTTCTACCCTGTTTATCTCCAGAACTTAAAGAAATGGCTGGAAGGAACTTGGTATCAACTCCCGAATTAGAAGAAAGGTCTGCTGTGCCTGTAACTCTCGACCAAAAGCATTCACAGGCGTTTTTGGAGGCAGAAATACCTCCAGGGGTCTCAGCTTGGAGTGGGCCATGTTTATCTCCAGAACATAAAGAACTGTCTAACTCCCCTCCCAGAGAGAATAGCTTTGGATCACCTTTAGAATTTAGAAACTCAGGACCTGTTACAGAAGTGACTACTGGGTTTTCTCCGGAGGTTAAAGATGAATTGAATGGGCCTTTTCTTAATCAGCTGGAGGCAGACACAACCCTAGATGTAAAAGAGCAATCAAGATCCTCCAGACGAAGCAGTTCTGAGTTATCCCCAGATGCAGTGGAAAAGGCAGGAATGTCGTCAAATCAGAGCATCTCTTCGCCTGTTCTTGATGCTGTACCAAGAACACCTTCGAGGGAAAGAAGTAGTTCTGCATCTTCTCCTGAACTGAAAGATGGTTTACCCAGAACCCCATCAAGGAGAAGCAGGTCTGAGTCTTCTCCAGGCCTTAGAGATGGGTCTAGGACTCCCTCAAGGCACAGCCTGTGTGGGTCCTCTCCTGGAGTGAAAGATATACCCAGAACCCCATCCAGGGGAAGAAGTGAATGTGATTCTTCTCCAGAACCAAAAGCTTTGCCTCAGACTCCTAGGCCAAGGAGCCGTTCTCTGTCATCTCCAGAGCTCAACAAGTGTCTTAGCCCCCAGAGAGAAAGAAGCGGGTCAGAATCATCAGTTGAACAAAAGACAGTGGCTAGGACTCCCCTTGGACAGAGAAGTCGTTCTGGGTCATTTCAAGAACTTGATGGGAAACCCAGTGCATCCCCTCAGGAAAGAAGTGAAACAGACTCTTCTCCAGATTCTAAAGTCAAGATACGAACCCCACTTCGGCAGAGGAGTTGCTCTGGATCATCTCCAGAGGTTGACAGCAAATCTCGGCCTTCCCCTCGACGCAGTCGGTCTGGCTCATCCCCTGAAGTTAAAGATAAGCCAAGAGTGGCACCCAGAACAGAGAGTGGTTCTGATTCTTCACCTGAGCCCAAAGCTCCTGCTCCTCGCGTTCTTCCTAGAAGAAGCAGATCAGGTTCTTCAAGCAAAGGGAGAGGCCCTTCCCCTGAAGGAAGCAGCAGTTCTGAGTCCTCTCCAGAACACCCACCCAAATCCAGAGCTGCACGAAGAAGCTCCAGGTCATCACCAGAACCCAAGACTCGCACTCCACCTCGCCGTCGCAGCTCTCGATCATCTCCTGAGCTGACTAGGAAGGCCAGACCTTCCCGCAGAAGCCGCTCTGCTTCCTCCTCACCAGAGACCCGCTCTAGAACTCCCCCCAGACGCCGAAGAAGTCCCTCAGTGTCTTCTCCAGAGCCAGCAGGAAAGTCGAGATCCTCACGCCGCCGGCGTTCAGTTTCATCTCCACGGACCAAGACAACTTCAAGGAGAGGCCGTTCTCCTTCACCAAAGCCTCGTGGAATCCAGAGGTCCCGTTCCCGCTCAAGGAGGGAGAAAACCAGAACAACTCGACGTCGAGACCGATCTGGATCGTCTCAGTCAACCTCTCGGAGGAGACAGCGCAGCCGATCGAGGTCTCGGGTTACTCGTCGACGAAGAGGAGGTTCTGGGTACCACTCAAGATCACCTGTCCGGCAGGAAAGTTCCCGAACATCCTCTAGACGTCGCAGAGGCCGCTCTCGAACACCGCCAGCCAGCCGGAAACGTTCCCGTTCCCGTACATCTCCTGCGCCATGGAAACGCTCCAGATCTCGAGCATCTCCGGCCACTCACCGACGATccaggtccagaacacctctggtTAGCCGACGTAGGTCCAGGTCTCGAACTTCACCAGTCAGCCGTAGGCGGTCAAGGTCCAGGACATCGATGACTCGACGACGCTCACGATCTCGGGCATCCCCAGTGAGTCGAAGGCGATCCAGGTCCAGAACGCCACCTGTGACCCGCCGTCGTTCAAGGTCCAGGACGCCAGCAACGCGCCGGCGCTCCCGTTCTAGAACCCCACCAGTGACCCGTAGGAGGTCCAGGTCCAGGACTCCGCCAGTGACCAGGCGGCGATCTCGAAGCAGAACCTCACCTGTTACACGCAGAAGATCAAGATCCAGAACGTCCCCAGTTACCCGGAGACGGTCTCGCTCTCGCACATCTCCAATAACTCGAAGGAGGTCCCGTTCTCGAACCTCTCCAGTGACACGCCGCAGATCAAGGTCTCGAACGTCTCCAGCAATTCGCCGCCGTTCTAGGTCCCGGACACCGTTATTGCCACGCAAACGTTCTCGAAGTCGTTCGCCACTTGTTATCCGCCGCCGTTCTAGGTCCCGTACTCCACGGGCAACTCGGAGCAAGCGGTCCTTAACAAGGTCGCCTCCAGCTATCCGGAGGCGTTCTGCATCTGGAAGTAGCTCTGATCGTTCACGTTCTGCTACTCCTCCAGCAACGAGAAACCATTCTGGTTCTCGGACACCTCCGATGGCACTCAGTAGCTCTAGAATGAGCTGCTTCAGTCGTCCTAGCATGTCGCCAACTCCTCTCGATCGCTGTAGATCACCTGGAATGCTCGAACCCCTTGGCAGCTCTAGAACGCCAATGTCTGTCCTGCAGCAAGCTAGTGGCTCCATGATGGATGGTCCCCGTATTCCTGATCACCCAAGAACATCATCTGTACCAGAAAACCATGCTCAGTCTAGAATTGCACTTGCCCTGACAGCCATCAGTCTTGGCACTGCCCGGCCACCTCCGTCCATGTCTGCTGCTGGCCTGGCTGCAAGGATGTCCCAGGTTCCAGCTCCGGTGCCTCTCATGAGTCTCAGAACAGCTCCAGCTGCCAGCCTTGCCAGCAGAATTCCTGCAGCTTCTGCAGCAGCCATGAACCTGGCCAGTGCCAGGACACCTGCCATCCCCACAGCAGTGAACCTAGCAGACTCGCGAACCCCAGCCGCAGCTGCTGCAGCCATGAACTTGGCCAGCCCCAGAACAGCCGTGGCACCCACAGCTGTGAACCTAGCTGACCCTCGCACTTCCACAGCCCCTGCTGTGAATCTAGCAGGAGCCAGAACCCCTGCTGCTCTAGCAGCTATGAGTTTAACAGGCTCTGGCACGCCTCCGGCTGCTGCAAACTACCCCTCAAGCTCCAGAACACCCCAAGCTCCAGCACCTGCCAACCTGGTGGGTCCTAGGTCCACACATGCTGCAGCTCCTGTGAATATTGCCAGCTCAAGAACCCCTCCAGCCTTGGCCGCTGCAAGCCTCACCAGTGCTAGAATGGCTCCAGCATTGTCTGGTGCAAATCTCACCAGCCCCAGGGTGCCCCTCTCTGCCTATGAGCGTGTTAGCGGCAGAACCTCACCACCTCTTCTTGACCGAGCCAGGTCCAGAACCCCACCATCAGCCCCAAGCCAGTCCAGAATGGCCTCTGAGCGAGCTCACTCTCCTGCCTCTAGAATGATCCAGGCTTCCTCTCAGTCTGTTCATCCTCCAGCTCAGGATCGGTCTAGGTCTCCTGTGCCTCCTTCCTTTTCAGACCAATCCCGTTCTTTGCCTGCCCAGGCCTCCTCTGTAGCAGGATCTCAGTCCCTAAGCTCTGGGACAGTGGCCAAGACCACGTCCTCTGGTGATCACAGTGGCATGCtctctggccctgcccctggggtGTTCCATTCTGAGGATGGGGACCCACCTGTCTCTACTGGGGCCCAGCAACCACCTGCATTGTCCAAGGAGCGGCgtagttcctcctcctcctcctcgtcctCTAGCtcctcttcatcatcatcatcatcgtcgtcttcctcctcttcctctggcTCCAGTTCTAGCGATTCGGAGGGCTCTAGCCTTCCCACTCAACCTGAGGTGGCACTGAAGAG GGTCCCCAGCCCCGCCCCAGCCCCAAAGGAGGCTGTGCGAGAGGGCCGTCCCCTGGAGCCGACCCCAGCCAAACGGAAGAGGCGCTCTAGTAGTTCCAGTTCCAGctcctcctcttcatcttcaTCGTCGTcgtcctcttcctcttcctcctcctcttcttcttcctcctcctcctcctcttcgtcttcctcctcctcctcctcttcttccccctCCCCTGCTAAGCCTGGCCCTCAGGCCTTGCCCATACCTGCAAGCCCCAAGAAGCCACCCCCTGGCGAGAGGAG CCTCCTCCCTGTCTCCCTGCTTCCACGCCATTCTCTTCCACACGTAGCCAGAGGGATCTTTCTAAACGCACATCTGGCTACTTCCCTCCACTCCACAAATCCTTCCGGGACGCCCTGTGGCCTGCAGGATAAGGCCCCACCTCTGCGGGAATGGCGTGTGAGGCTCTTCACCAACTGGCCTTGCCTGCCCTTGTGTTCTCCTCTCCTGCCCGCCCCCACACACGCCCTGTGCTCCAGCCACACCCAACGCCTTGCAGTCTAA